Sequence from the Sediminitomix flava genome:
TTCTATTGGTAGATTTAAGCGTAAATACCCTGTTGACTGTTCTTCTTTAAGTGTTTTATATAGTTGTTGCATTTGAAAATCTACTGTTTCACAGCTTCCCTCCATCATAATTTCAGGAATTGATTCTGCCCATTTGAGTAAATTCCATTGGTTACTTTTTTCTTTCCCTATTAAGTCAAAACCTGCACCTGTACCTAATGATAAAATACTAATTTGAGAAGCTGTAGGTTGATTAATTCCTCTATCTTGGAAGTTTGTTTTACGTGCTTCTGCATAAGCACACATAGAAGGATTAGTTGCAAAAACACTTCCATCAAGATTCATTAAATACTCCATAGAAGCTTTAGGAGCTAAGTTCTTTATCTTAGGAGGATTGAAATATGTAGGGGCAGAAGAGGTTGATCTTGCCGCATCTCTAACATAGAAATCTCTATATTCTGTATCGCAATGACTGGTAAAAAAAAATGCTGTTTTGGTATCCATATTATATGTTGTAATCAAACTCGGTTTGATCAGATCACTAACATGAGTATCACCAAAAACTCTTAAAAAAATATTTTCAATGTTATCTGATCTATACTTAGCTGCACTTTTTAACCCCCAAAACCGCTTAATATTTTTTTCTTTTGCAGCATTAAATATGTTATACCCTTCTTTTATATAAAAGTCTAATGCATCAGTAGCGTTGTATTTTGCTTTTTTACTTTTACGTTCTTCAGGAGTGAGATATATACATGTTAATATACCTCCTGTGCTTGTTCCAGCAATTAAGTCGAAATAATCTGCAATTGTAGTATTAGGCACTCTACTTTTTAGGTAATCTTCAATATATTTTACCGTAAATGCAGGAATTACTCCTCTAATTCCTCCACCATCTATTGATAAAATT
This genomic interval carries:
- a CDS encoding patatin-like phospholipase family protein yields the protein MSPSKKIRILSIDGGGIRGVIPAFTVKYIEDYLKSRVPNTTIADYFDLIAGTSTGGILTCIYLTPEERKSKKAKYNATDALDFYIKEGYNIFNAAKEKNIKRFWGLKSAAKYRSDNIENIFLRVFGDTHVSDLIKPSLITTYNMDTKTAFFFTSHCDTEYRDFYVRDAARSTSSAPTYFNPPKIKNLAPKASMEYLMNLDGSVFATNPSMCAYAEARKTNFQDRGINQPTASQISILSLGTGAGFDLIGKEKSNQWNLLKWAESIPEIMMEGSCETVDFQMQQLYKTLKEEQSTGYLRLNLPIEFRKFSPDIADASSKNIQALLDSAKKGVDYARENQNLDGFLDKLLE